Proteins encoded together in one Papaver somniferum cultivar HN1 unplaced genomic scaffold, ASM357369v1 unplaced-scaffold_21, whole genome shotgun sequence window:
- the LOC113340023 gene encoding CDPK-related kinase 3-like isoform X2: MGQCYGKNSTVSIVRDDNLVPIYTATAAYPQSPLPSATPTTSQYYASSTSATSPWHSSPYHNPQGNSPLPAGVSPSPARSKSSKSTPRRFFRRPFPPPSPAKHIKASLLKRQGRQPARQTSIPEEDGGGAEADQQQHHQEQQHERLDKSFGYNKNFGAKYELGKEVGRGHFGHTCSAKVKKGDLKGQQVAVKIISKSKMTTPISIEDVRREVKILKSLSGHTNLVKFYDACEDPNNVYVIMELCEGGELLDRILSRGGRYPEEDAKAIILQILGVVSFCHLQGVVHRDLKPENFLFTTKDEDATMKLIDFGLSDFVRPDERLNDIVGSAFYVAPEVLHRSYTLEADIWSIGVITFILLCGSRPFWARTESGIFRAVLRADPNFDDASWTEVSPEAKDFVKRLLNKDHRKRMTAAQALTHPWLREETSIVPLDILIYKLVKSFYRATPLKRAALKCLSKALTEDELVYLRIQFKLLEPNKDGRITLDNFKMALARNATDAMKESRVTEILSSMGQLSYKKIDFEEFCAAAISTYQLEALEGWEQIATTAFEFFEKEEMNLGPTAHSVLRDWIRKSDEKLNFLGYTKFLHGVTVRNPSTRQQ; this comes from the exons ATGGGACAGTGCTATGGCAAGAACAGCACCGTCTCAATAGTCAGAGATGACAACTTAGTCCCAATCTACACCGCCACCGCCGCTTACCCTCAGTCTCCTCTTCCTTCCGCTACACCTACTACAAGTCAGTACTACGCATCATCAACATCAGCGACTAGTCCATGGCACAGCAGTCCATACCACAATCCACAAGGAAACAGTCCTCTTCCAGCAGGAGTTTCTCCTTCACCAGCTAGATCGAAATCTTCTAAGTCTACTCCTCGTAGATTCTTCCGCCGGCCTTTCCCACCGCCATCGCCTGCAAAACACATCAAGGCTTCTCTACTTAAGCGGCAGGGACGGCAACCGGCAAGACAAACTTCGATTCCTGAAGAAGATGGCGGTGGAGCTGAAGCTGATCAGCAGCAACACCATCAAGAACAACAGCATGAGCGTCTGGATAAAAGCTTCGGATATAATAAGAATTTTGGGGCAAAGTATGAATTGGGGAAGGAGGTTGGGAGAGGACATTTTGGTCATACTTGCTCTGCTAAAGTCAAGAAGGGGGACCTCAAAGGTCAACAAGTCGCTGTTAAGATCATCTCCAAATCTAAG ATGACAACACCCATATCAATTGAAGATGTTCGGAGGGAGGTGAAAATCTTAAAATCCTTGTCTGGGCATACGAATCTTGTCAAATTTTATGATGCTTGTGAAGATCCTAATAACGTCTACGTGATCATGGA ATTGTGTGAAGGTGGGGAACTGTTGGACAGGATATTGTCCAG AGGTGGAAGATACCCAGAAGAAGATGCTAAAGCTATTATTTTGCAAATTTTGGGCGTAGTTTCTTTTTGTCATCTTCAAGGTGTGGTACACCGTGACTTAAAGCCAGAG AATTTTCTCTTCACTACGAAGGATGAAGATGCCACGATGAaacttattgattttggtctttctgATTTTGTTAGACCAG ATGAAAGACTAAATGATATTGTTGGAAGTGCATTCTACGTCGCACCTGAAGTTCTCCACAGATCGTACACTCTAGAAGCAGATATTTGGAGCATTGGCGTCATAACATTTATCTTATTATGTGGAAGCAGACCTTTCTGGGCACGGACAGAGTCGGGCATATTCCGTGCTGTTCTCAGAGCTGATCCGAACTTCGATGATGCTTCTTGGACCGAGGTTTCACCAGAAGCCAAAGATTTTGTAAAGAGGCTTTTGAACAAGGACCACCGAAAAAGAATGACTGCTGCACAAGCTTTGA CTCACCCTTGGTTGCGAGAGGAAACCAGCATAGTGCCTTTAGATATACTGATTTATAAGCTAGTCAAGTCATTCTATCGTGCCACTCCTTTAAAACGTGCAGCACTGAAG TGTCTATCCAAAGCTTTGACAGAGGATGAGCTTGTGTACCTTAGGATTCAGTTTAAGCtcttggaacctaataaagatgGCCGGATCACTCTTGATAACTTCAAAATG GCTCTCGCAAGAAATGCAACTGATGCAATGAAGGAGTCGAGGGTTACAGAAATTTTGAGTTCG ATGGGGCAGCTGTCTTATAAAAAGATAGACTTTGAAGAGTTTTGCGCTGCTGCGATTAGCACATATCAGCTGGAAGCTCTTGAAGGGTGGGAGCAGATAGCAACCACAGCCTTTGAGTTTTTTGAAAAAGAG GAAATGAATTTGGGTCCTACTGCTCACTCAGTCCTCCGTGACTGGATACGGAAATCTGATGAGAAGCTTAATTTCTTAGGATATACAAAATTTTTGCACGGTGTTACAGTGCGAAATCCAAGTACAAGACAACAGTAG
- the LOC113340023 gene encoding CDPK-related kinase 3-like isoform X1 codes for MGQCYGKNSTVSIVRDDNLVPIYTATAAYPQSPLPSATPTTSQYYASSTSATSPWHSSPYHNPQGNSPLPAGVSPSPARSKSSKSTPRRFFRRPFPPPSPAKHIKASLLKRQGRQPARQTSIPEEDGGGAEADQQQHHQEQQHERLDKSFGYNKNFGAKYELGKEVGRGHFGHTCSAKVKKGDLKGQQVAVKIISKSKMTTPISIEDVRREVKILKSLSGHTNLVKFYDACEDPNNVYVIMELCEGGELLDRILSRGGRYPEEDAKAIILQILGVVSFCHLQGVVHRDLKPENFLFTTKDEDATMKLIDFGLSDFVRPDERLNDIVGSAFYVAPEVLHRSYTLEADIWSIGVITFILLCGSRPFWARTESGIFRAVLRADPNFDDASWTEVSPEAKDFVKRLLNKDHRKRMTAAQALTHPWLREETSIVPLDILIYKLVKSFYRATPLKRAALKCLSKALTEDELVYLRIQFKLLEPNKDGRITLDNFKMALARNATDAMKESRVTEILSSMGQLSYKKIDFEEFCAAAISTYQLEALEGWEQIATTAFEFFEKEVNRIISVEELAREMNLGPTAHSVLRDWIRKSDEKLNFLGYTKFLHGVTVRNPSTRQQ; via the exons ATGGGACAGTGCTATGGCAAGAACAGCACCGTCTCAATAGTCAGAGATGACAACTTAGTCCCAATCTACACCGCCACCGCCGCTTACCCTCAGTCTCCTCTTCCTTCCGCTACACCTACTACAAGTCAGTACTACGCATCATCAACATCAGCGACTAGTCCATGGCACAGCAGTCCATACCACAATCCACAAGGAAACAGTCCTCTTCCAGCAGGAGTTTCTCCTTCACCAGCTAGATCGAAATCTTCTAAGTCTACTCCTCGTAGATTCTTCCGCCGGCCTTTCCCACCGCCATCGCCTGCAAAACACATCAAGGCTTCTCTACTTAAGCGGCAGGGACGGCAACCGGCAAGACAAACTTCGATTCCTGAAGAAGATGGCGGTGGAGCTGAAGCTGATCAGCAGCAACACCATCAAGAACAACAGCATGAGCGTCTGGATAAAAGCTTCGGATATAATAAGAATTTTGGGGCAAAGTATGAATTGGGGAAGGAGGTTGGGAGAGGACATTTTGGTCATACTTGCTCTGCTAAAGTCAAGAAGGGGGACCTCAAAGGTCAACAAGTCGCTGTTAAGATCATCTCCAAATCTAAG ATGACAACACCCATATCAATTGAAGATGTTCGGAGGGAGGTGAAAATCTTAAAATCCTTGTCTGGGCATACGAATCTTGTCAAATTTTATGATGCTTGTGAAGATCCTAATAACGTCTACGTGATCATGGA ATTGTGTGAAGGTGGGGAACTGTTGGACAGGATATTGTCCAG AGGTGGAAGATACCCAGAAGAAGATGCTAAAGCTATTATTTTGCAAATTTTGGGCGTAGTTTCTTTTTGTCATCTTCAAGGTGTGGTACACCGTGACTTAAAGCCAGAG AATTTTCTCTTCACTACGAAGGATGAAGATGCCACGATGAaacttattgattttggtctttctgATTTTGTTAGACCAG ATGAAAGACTAAATGATATTGTTGGAAGTGCATTCTACGTCGCACCTGAAGTTCTCCACAGATCGTACACTCTAGAAGCAGATATTTGGAGCATTGGCGTCATAACATTTATCTTATTATGTGGAAGCAGACCTTTCTGGGCACGGACAGAGTCGGGCATATTCCGTGCTGTTCTCAGAGCTGATCCGAACTTCGATGATGCTTCTTGGACCGAGGTTTCACCAGAAGCCAAAGATTTTGTAAAGAGGCTTTTGAACAAGGACCACCGAAAAAGAATGACTGCTGCACAAGCTTTGA CTCACCCTTGGTTGCGAGAGGAAACCAGCATAGTGCCTTTAGATATACTGATTTATAAGCTAGTCAAGTCATTCTATCGTGCCACTCCTTTAAAACGTGCAGCACTGAAG TGTCTATCCAAAGCTTTGACAGAGGATGAGCTTGTGTACCTTAGGATTCAGTTTAAGCtcttggaacctaataaagatgGCCGGATCACTCTTGATAACTTCAAAATG GCTCTCGCAAGAAATGCAACTGATGCAATGAAGGAGTCGAGGGTTACAGAAATTTTGAGTTCG ATGGGGCAGCTGTCTTATAAAAAGATAGACTTTGAAGAGTTTTGCGCTGCTGCGATTAGCACATATCAGCTGGAAGCTCTTGAAGGGTGGGAGCAGATAGCAACCACAGCCTTTGAGTTTTTTGAAAAAGAGGTAAATCGAATCATTTCTGTCGAGGAATTGGCACGG GAAATGAATTTGGGTCCTACTGCTCACTCAGTCCTCCGTGACTGGATACGGAAATCTGATGAGAAGCTTAATTTCTTAGGATATACAAAATTTTTGCACGGTGTTACAGTGCGAAATCCAAGTACAAGACAACAGTAG